From Triticum aestivum cultivar Chinese Spring chromosome 4A, IWGSC CS RefSeq v2.1, whole genome shotgun sequence, a single genomic window includes:
- the LOC123083427 gene encoding probable glutathione S-transferase GSTU6, with protein MMAGAQEQGLKLLGAASGVSPYVIRAQMALGIKGLTYDYLPEDTRCKSDLLLASNSVHKKLPVFIHGGKPVCESLIILEYLDDAFPENGASILPADPYRRVVARFWAAYVDNKLFPSCIGILKTGKPQERADKVEETLSALGLLEAALAECSKEGDAEAPFFGGGSLGLLDIALGSYLPWIEAIGHLAGMPPFLDAARTPKLAAWVERFRAAEPVRALLPPADKVEEYILAVLYPKWKAALTASATN; from the exons ATGATGGCCGGCGCTCAAGAGCAAGGCCTGAAGCTGCTGGGGGCGGCATCCGGGGTGAGCCCGTACGTGATCCGCGCCCAGATGGCGCTCGGCATCAAGGGGCTGACCTACGACTACCTCCCCGAGGACACCCGGTGCAAGAGCGACCTGCTCCTCGCATCCAATTCTGTGCACAAGAAGCTGCCTGTCTTCATCCACGGCGGCAAGCCCGTCTGTGAGTCGCTGATCATCTTGGAGTACCTCGACGACGCATTCCCCGAAAATGGTGCCTCCATCCTCCCTGCCGACCCCTACCGCCGTGTTGTCGCCCGATTCTGGGCCGCCTACGTGGATAACAAG CTGTTCCCTTCGTGCATCGGCATCCTCAAGACAGGGAAGCCGCAGGAAAGAGCCGATAAGGTGGAGGAGACCTTGTCGGCACTCGGGCTCCTAGAGGCTGCCCTGGCGGAATGCTCCAAGGAAGGGGACGCGGAGGCGCCGTTCTTTGGCGGTGGCTCTCTCGGGCTGCTCGACATTGCCCTCGGGAGCTATCTTCCCTGGATCGAAGCAATAGGCCACCTTGCCGGCATGCCGCCGTTCCTCGATGCGGCTAGGACACCAAAGCTGGCCGCGTGGGTGGAGCGGTTCAGGGCCGCCGAGCCGGTAAGGGCGCTGCTGCCTCCGGCAGACAAGGTGGAGGAgtacatcttagcggttctttatcCAAAGTGGAAGGCCGCGCTCACTGCATCGGCAACTAATTAG
- the LOC123088395 gene encoding probable glutathione S-transferase GSTU6 encodes MAGAQELKLLGWWAPGVSPFVLRAQMALAIKGLSYEYLPEDRGCKSDLLIASNPVYKKVPVLIHDGRPVCESLLILEYLDDAVGLAGNGKPILPADPYSRAVARFWAAYVNDKLFPSCIGSLKTTKQEERAGKVEETLSGLRHLEGVLAECSKGEVEAPFFGGDSIGFLDIALGCYLPWFEAVGRLAGLGPLIDPARTPKLAAWAERFRVAEPVKALLPGVDELEEYITTVLYPKWNVAVTGN; translated from the exons ATGGCCGGCGCTCAAGAGCTGAAGCTGCTGGGGTGGTGGGCGCCCGGGGTTAGCCCCTTCGTGCTGCGCGCACAGATGGCGCTCGCCATAAAGGGGCTGAGCTACGAGTACCTCCCGGAGGACCGCGGGTGCAAGAGCGACCTCCTCATCGCGTCCAACCCCGTGTACAAGAAGGTGCCCGTCCTCATCCACGACGGCAGGCCCGTCTGCGAGTCGCTGCTCATCCTGGAGTACCTCGACGATGCCGTTGGCCTTGCCGGCAACGGCAAGCCCATCCTCCCCGCAGACCCCTACAGCCGCGCCGTCGCTCGCTTCTGGGCCGCCTATGTGAACGACAAG CTGTTTCCTTCGTGCATCGGCAGCCTCAAGACAACGAAGCAGGAGGAGAGAGCCGGTAAGGTGGAGGAGACCCTGTCCGGGCTCCGACACTTGGAAGGTGTCCTCGCAGagtgctccaaaggggaggtggaggcgccgttCTTTGGTGGTGACTCCATCGGGTTCCTCGACATCGCGCTCGGGTGCTATCTTCCCTGGTTTGAGGCAGTAGGCCGTCTGGCCGGCTTGGGGCCGCTCATCGACCCGGCGAGGACGCCGAAACTAGCAGCGTGGGCGGAGCGGTTCAGGGTCGCGGAGCCGGTCAAGGCGCTGCTGCCTGGTGTGGACGAGCTGGAGGAGTACATCACTACGGTGCTTTATCCAAAGTGGAACGTCGCGGTCACCGGTAACTAA